The nucleotide sequence GGAGTCCTTAAGAACCAAATATACAAGTTGATACACAATGATCTAAGGTGATACTTATCCTTCAATCACCCACCCTTTCCCTAAGTTCCATAACATGACTCATTAGTTTAATTCCTTAATAATTGGAGGTAACTTCGAATATATCTCCCTTATTTTTACAAATTAATGCTGAAATTATTCCTTCATTCGTCAGTTATTTTTTTATCCTcaaaattttgttaaataaattaGTCATATCCTTATCTCCTAAATTCTTCCAAACCTCAAAAGACACCATCAAGTTTTTTACACACTTATCCAATTTCATTCTCTTTTAACTTCATGTATCTCATTTGTtttaattttatgaaaatatctttGATTTTCGAACTTCAAACCATTGTCTATCTCTAAAGCTACTTCAGCACTAGGAtgttaatttaataatttataacAAATCTCTCCATCTTTCCTTAATTTTCATATTATTGACAAGCACCAGTTGATCTTCGTATAATGTAACCTTGATCTCTACTCTTCCTTTCCCTAACTTTAGCAAAGTAAAAAGTATTCTTTTCCTATACTTAGTATCTACCTTATCATAAAGACTATCATAGGCCTTGTAGTTAACCAATTTGACTAACTTTTGCTGCTTTTTAGCTAGTGTGCTTATTTTAAAATTcctcttatttttaaaattttgttagtATTTAAAACATGCCCTTTTGTGGTGATTAACTTATGAAATTCCTTACACAACCACTAACTCACCCCTTGAATCTACACCTCTAACTTGAGAATATCTAAGAATCTTTTTTGTCACACTCATAATCTTTGTTGATCTGATACAACGCAAGAGTACTCATCTATCTTGCACCACATCTGGGCACAAAGGTGAAAGATTGTTGTGAGCAACCTCCTAGCCCCACTCTTAGAACTTCGGGTTGTGAGCAACCTCCTAGATACATTTGAGTGATGACACAGCCTTATAATGAAAATGAATGGGACACATTCACATGAGATTTAACATAGTTTCATGCTGACTATCAATAGCCTGACCTAACCCTCCATTTCTTTTCATTCTAAGCTTGGGACTGATATTGGTGATGTTGATATTGAGACAgttcttgaaagaaaaaaaaaaatataatgagaCTCCCTTGGTTTTAAGCTACTGTATGATTAAGTCAAAAAGTGAAAACTTGTAGTCAAATCAAAGAACTTCTTACTTCAAGTTCCATAATCATTTAACAAGTAGAGTCAAATGACTAAACCTGATCTCCAAGTATTGTGAGAAGATTAGCCCTTTCTTTCTCCATCATACTGTGAGAAGTACCAAAGTTTAGAGCACCAGACGCTAAAGGAAAGCCAAAATCTTGATACTTggttccatatttgcaacaatctTCAGCTAGCTTGTTTACTGTAAATATTAAATATCAAGTTTAgacaatataaaattttcagtggCACCTTAATCTGAATATGTAACAATATATTACCTATTTCCATCTGCTTAGAACTAATAGCAATGAATGCCTCGACACCACGTACAATGTCCCGTTGAAGATGCTAtataaaagggatatttttaaaaataaaaaacaattatGAAAATTTCAGCTCAAATAGCATTTCATCTCCTATATCtggaaagaaaataagaaaactggAAGTCCTAGCCAAATTTCTTTCTTTACCTTCGCTGCTTTTGTAGAAGCATATAGCATCTGAAGTTTTTGCTGACATTGAAGTTCAGCTTCATCAACAAGAGAAGAATCATGACTAAAACGAACACTAATTTGCTTAAAGACTGCCTGCATAACATGATAAAACTTCTGTTAGTGTCtcaaaacaaataataataataataataataataataataataatatttagaaaAGACAATAGTTTAAATTATTAAGAAGTTACAGAACAAGTTTTGCTTTGTGACAAAATCCATAATATATTAATCTTGTGATTTGTGTTGAATCAAGCTCAACGAGAAATTAGCATTTATTAGAAACTAAATATTACAATTAAGCTGGAGAGATTTACTAACAGAGCAGCAAAAGGAATGTGATCATGATTTAACTTGTCACCAGACTATATGAGAGATATTATATTCCATAATTTCATGAGGCATGTATTCATAAAATTTTATCTAAAACTTTTTAGTAGATCTTCCAGTATCACAATTGTTAGTTCCCGAAGCAAAGGATAGTTTTCACATGCCATTTCATAAGTCACATCCCTTTAGAGGAGAGAACAGCAAACCCAAATTCATGTTTCATACTTGGGAGTTTATCGAGATCAATTCATTCCATGGAACAAGAGAATTGTATGGTTTGCTACTTACATTGCAATATCAATACTTTTAAACGACAACAATACTGAAGAACAGTCAAAGCAAGAGGTTCAATCTTCTGAACTGTCTAATTTGAATAGTTATATAAAAATATAGTTAGGTTGTTGAGAATTACGTTTATATTTTCTTCTATGCCTGGCCAGCTCACCTGCTACTGCAGACTCTTAGATCCTTAAATCAAGAAGGTTCCCCACCTTCTTCTCTTCAAGTATCTCAAAACCCCGTTCTTCCCACCCCTGACTGCCATTCTCGTTTTTCTCCTAAAGCTTTTGTCATTAAATGTGTCTGTATATATTGATAAGCAATgggactagaaactcataatctgAAACCTGACGagatatcaaaaaatttaaaaataactgcaACAATGTCATGCCATTTGATGAGATGCGACACCTCAATCTATTAACATACAGTATCAAATTTTAGCCATGTCTAACAGCATCCCTGCATGCATCATCGAATTAGAATACTACATATATAATCAATTTTCCATGACTTGGGGCAGCCACATTTTCAGAGTTTGGAGATCTTATTTTGCTGAAATTGAGCAGCATTATAGATTGACCTCAAATAAGCAGGCAATGATGAGCTTTTGACTGCTAAACAATTCTGATAAAGCTAAAAAATTCACAAAAGGGCCTCTTTCATGTCGTATCAGACTCCAATATCATCAACCTAAGGTCTCAAAAATTTGCGGATAAGGTGCAAAACCTAAAAGATCCATAATACGAATCCAGAAGCTTACTTCCCAGTATATAGATAGTCGATATGCCACTGCCTAAACCCACAAATCTCACAGTAGACAGCAAAATCGCCAACATGAAAAGCGTGAATGCTCTCAAAATCCTCAGGTATTCGTCATTTTAGACCCAATCTGGAAGTGAGTAATCAAAATTAGACATCTCGTACTCGACCCAATCTCCAAACCAGCAAGAAGgacaagaatagccaagaaagagAAAGATGGAAGAAACGAGAACGGCAAGACGCACCTGTTGTTGCTTGGCCACTTGCTCCCTCAACTTACTAGCCTGCTTCCGAATCGCTTCCATGGTgcctctccttcctttctccaCCTCCCCTGCTGCAGAAGGGTTTCAGATCATGATCCCCATCCCCATCGCGAACCCGATGCAGTAAAAGCCAATAAGAAATCGATCTGGTAGAGgatattttctttttgttggtCCAGAATCAGATGGTATTTGGGAACGCCGAGTAGTTGCGACGAGCCACCACAGTCAGCAGCAGAGCTGCAGAGGACGGAAAGATTTGGTGTTATAAATATGCATCATCTTTATTACACTACTCTCGCATCACACTCGGTGAGTGTCTTGCTACAGCAAgggaaaaggagagagagagagagagagggacggaGACGATGAGAAAGAGGAGCTGTTGGCGAGCTATCCATTCTGCTCGAATTATAAAGGACAAAACTTGCAGAAGCCACAGCAACTGCTACACTCGACCGAGGGAGCAGGGGAGACGACCGAGCGGCCTCCCATCACCTGTTTCCGCCCACAACATACAACACAATGATACGCATATTCACGCTGGGGCCCGCCTCTCCTGCCCTCTCACCGATGGCCATGTCATTTTCCCGCGGAGTTGCCTGTGTGAGCAGAACCAGAGGCCGCGCAGATTCCACGACAGAGTGGCCGCCCCGAGCGCGTAGCTTTCACGCCATGGCCGTTACACGCGCGGAGTTTATTACGCACGAAACAACAGTTACAGAGTGGCGTCGGGTGGTGGGGTGCGTGGTGGGTTTAGCGAGTACAAATTTATCCGTAGAAGGTAACAAAGCGTCAACACGTCGAGAAAGACTCGACGCCGCGGCCACATACCCCGGTTTGATCCTGTCACGGGCGAGTGGGGTCCTTCTATCCGCTCACCGGTGATAGTAGCGTGGGAACCAACTTTATAATGTTACGCGGAAGCGATGATGCGAGCGGGTAAGGTAACCAGAGTAGCAGCAGACCCGAGTCGTGATTGGGTCAGCTGACCTGGGATCGGGTGCGGTACCTTAACCAGCAATGATATTAATGGAGTTGTCGGCGGGGCTGTAGGCCCCAAAATGACAGATCAAATTGATTGGGTCCACACAATTCACGCTGGCCCGCGCATCCCACAGGTTCTGTTGGTGTGGAGCAAGTCACCGCAACGTGTCCATTAAATTGGGCCGGTTTAGTTTTATGGGCCCTTTGAAATGGGCCGGTTTAGTTACCCACCACTAGATCCACATTTCCACTAATAGTCTCCCAAACCCTTCGTCCCCAAAGGTCGCAAACGGAACTCCCTCTCTCTCACTCTGATGTATTCAGTGGCTCTCGTTCAGTCCTTGCTCGTTCCTCATCCCCACCTCCGCGTTCAAAACCGTAGAGCGACATCTCCCTCCCTGTGGCTTCGAAGGCTGGACGTTACTGCGAAGCCGAGGCGCGGATTTCGGCCATCCGCCGCCCTCCGTCGTCCAGCGTCGGATGGATCACCGGCGACCACGAATTCGTTCTTACCGCTATTATCTCTTACCGAAACCTTCAGAAGGCATTTAGGCCTGCTGGTTCAccttgccgctgctgctgccttcCTCATCGGCTTTAGCGCCCGCGCCTCTACCCCCGCTTCTGCCGCAGTTGATCCCCCTACCGTCGTCAGTTCGTCAGGTGTGCCAACCTTTCTTTTCTTCCATCAGGAAGTGATTGTACTTGCATAAAGATCCCACCTTGTTGCCTTATCTGGTTTTATTTGAGGTTGATTGGAGTGAATATATGCATGTATCTTTGGGCTATTCATAGCCATTCTAGAGCGTATAACTTTGTTTTTTTAATTCAGGCTTGGAATTGTTTTGGGGTTTCTTTGAACCGCAAAATGATCCCTCTTACTGACGAAGTGATCTTAAAATTGTGATTTTTAAGTGAATGAAACGGAGAGCTCCGATGCGATCATAGAACAATCAGCGGAGAATGAGGAGTTGAAAGCGGCATTGGAGGCTTGGAAGTCGAAGACATATGCTTTGACTGTGCCGCTAAGAATTGTTGCCCTTCGTGGATCCCTTCCACCTTCATGGATTAAGGTTTGGTGCCTCAGTATGTTTCCTGGAAAGAAAAAGTGGGGGTGCTAGTATTTTATTCATAACATGCTCTCCACTGGTTTTATGTTCATGATCCTGCAAATTAAACCAAGCTTGGGTTTTTCTAATCATTCAATTATGTTTCTTTAGTTGCAAGTTTGCATGAAGCAATCTTTTTTAAATACAAGTATATCTGGAAATGGTGGTGATTTTATCATTCTAGTGCTTGTAGCAATTTGTAATATTAACCTTAAGTCTTCATGGCAAACAGGATTTCATTCAAGTGCAAGGAAGGAGATTACATATGAACCTTGAATATCGTGGAGGTCTTGAATCCATCTTCTCTGATTTGTCATCAGCTTCTGATAAAGGTCATCTGCAGCCAAAATCAGCCATGGCAGCTGATATTATTTCCCTTGGTGACTCCTGGCTGAATTTTGCAATTATCAGGGGTCTAATTGAACCTGTTAAACATATAGAAGAACAAGAATGGTTTAAAAATTTAAGCAACAAATGGAAGGTGAGAACCTGTTCCATGAATTGGATTCATTTTTCCCATTGATTATTAAGCCTTAGAGCTTTCTATTATGGTTCTCTGGGTTTGATATATCACTAAGTTGTCATACTATCACAGTAGTATGCTTGCCAGCTATCTATGAGGATGCCATATAATTGTTATGGATGTGGAACTATTGTTAAATGCTGAGATGTCTTGTATTCCTGAATCCTTTTGTAGCAGAGTTTGCACGGTAGTTTATTGAAAATCTCTCAGGTTCATTTATGCAGGAATGATAAAGGAGAATTGGATCCAAATGGTTATATATGGGGAGCCCCATATCGTTGGGGACCTATGGTAATAGCATACAAGAAGGAGAAATTTAGAAGGCACAATTTAAGACCGATTGAGGTAATTTCAATTTTTGAAGAAAATGTGAGCATCATTTCTTTATTCCTTTTCATACAAAAATGGAAGATTTGTTTTTCCTTTGATGTAGCTGGCCCCATATAGCTGAAAATTTATGGCTTTGTTCGTGATGTTGGTTTTTCCTCTGATATGTTCTTTATACCTACATATGAAGTAATTATTATCTGAATAACATAGACAACAGTTTATATCGGGTTATCTTTATCCTGTTTTCTAGGATATTTGAATTATTATTGCAGGACTGGAGTGATTTATGGAGAACTGAGCTCGCTGGGAAGGTTGCAATGGTTGATTCTTCTAGGGAGGTCATTGGTGCAGTGTTGAAATATATGGGATCATCATACAACACCAAGGATGTTGAAACCCAAGTTGTTGGTGGGAGGAAAGCAGTGCTACATAATCTAAGAGTGCTTCAAAGGCAGGTATGCTGTAAAGATTGTGAATTCAGGCTGTTGATGTTTCTTCAAGAGATTGCTGAGACACATTAAATTATGCATAACTGCCTTGTTATTCAAGTCATTGCTCCCAAATATCTTTTCCCGATTGTTATTTCTGTTATAATACCAATATGAATAGTCAAGAACAGGTTTAATATTTACTCAAGTAATTGGGAAGAAAGAATAATGAGTTTGGGTGGGCAT is from Musa acuminata AAA Group cultivar baxijiao chromosome BXJ1-6, Cavendish_Baxijiao_AAA, whole genome shotgun sequence and encodes:
- the LOC103986645 gene encoding uncharacterized protein LOC103986645, coding for MYSVALVQSLLVPHPHLRVQNRRATSPSLWLRRLDVTAKPRRGFRPSAALRRPASDGSPATTNSFLPLLSLTETFRRHLGLLVHLAAAAAFLIGFSARASTPASAAVDPPTVVSSSVNETESSDAIIEQSAENEELKAALEAWKSKTYALTVPLRIVALRGSLPPSWIKDFIQVQGRRLHMNLEYRGGLESIFSDLSSASDKGHLQPKSAMAADIISLGDSWLNFAIIRGLIEPVKHIEEQEWFKNLSNKWKVHLCRNDKGELDPNGYIWGAPYRWGPMVIAYKKEKFRRHNLRPIEDWSDLWRTELAGKVAMVDSSREVIGAVLKYMGSSYNTKDVETQVVGGRKAVLHNLRVLQRQVRLFDSVHYLKAFSSGDVWVAVGWSSDVIPVAKRMSNVAVIVPKSGSSLWADLWVIPYATRFKTDKIGGRVRSPSPLIYQWLEFCLQIASALPFQQEVIPGASPIAFDQYSGGPMESTKGKPKLDTNLVDGVPTPEILAKCEFLEPLSGKALEDHEWLISSMDKSGSGWIRNILYSSSALFNSRGGNKKS